In the genome of Crassaminicella thermophila, the window TCATACTTTCTATAGCATCTGGCTTATTGTCTTCTATTCCTATATAAGCTTTTGAAACATTTACTACTTTCATCATAGCTCTTAATCCATAAACAATACTTTCTGGATCTTCTAACATAAGTCTGTGATCAGCAGTTAAATATGGTTCACATTCAGCTCCATTTAAAATAATTGTATCAATCTTTTTCTCAGGTGGTGGAGAAAGCTTTACATGAGTAGGAAAAGTAGCACCTCCCATACCTACAATACCTGCTTCTTTAATAATATCTAATATTTGCTTTCCTGATAAATTTTCTATATCTCCTTTTGGTTTAACACTTTCATGAACTTCGTTTAAACCATCAGCTTCAATTACAATGCATTCTACCTCACCTGTTGGTGTTAGCATGCGTGCTATCTGTTTTACTTCACCTGAAACACTACTATGTACAGGCGTTGAAACAAAAGCCTTTGCTTCCCCTATTTTTTGTCCTATCTTCACCTTATCTCCAACTTTTACTAAAGGTTCACACGGTGCTCCAATATGCTGTTGAAGCGGTATTGCAACACGATCTGGCTCTTTTGCTTTTTCTACTTTAAATCTTTCTGTTGCTTCCTTATAGTGAGGAGGATGTACACCTCCTCTAAAGGATAAAAGATTCATTTATATTCACCCCTTATTTTATAAATTAGTTATTTTGTTTATGGCTATAGCCAATGATGCTACATTTTTCACTATATTTTTTATGGAAAAGTATGTATTCCCCACACAATTATACCGTATTGTATATTGTATAATTGTATAAACATTAATAAAATATATACTAATTCATATATCCATAAAAAATATAGCTCATTAAATATTATTTATCATCACATTAATTATATATTAACTTCTATGCTTAAAAAAGTCAATCTAACTTACGATATATGGATTCAATTTGCAATTATATTAATATAATAACTTTCTTGAAAAAACTTTCTTTTCTTACTACTCGAAATTTTATTATTTTATCAAAAAAAAATAAAATTGCAAGTTGCAATTTTATTTTTACTATTTTGGTTGATTTTTAATTTCTTTGTTTTTATATAATTCCTTTATTCCATCAATAATATAATTTTTCATCCAATCTATCACTGCTACATCATTTAATGGCATTCCTCCTAGAACCTTTCTTATTTCTCTAGTATCAAAAATAAATTCACATTCATTGAAAGTATGTTTATAAACATAATCAATTTTTTCATTTGCCATAATAATTGTAATTATTGTATCAACCATATTTCCTAAGGGAGCACGATCAATATGGTCTCTTTCAAAACTAGCAAATATTTCTGTTCCTTTTCCTAACTCCGATTGAATATAAAATCTTCCATTACATCTCTCTGCAGCAGCCTTAAATAAAGATATTCCCAATCCTACTTTTCTTGTTTTTCTCGTAGTCACAAATGGATTTATTACTTTCTCTAATAAATCTTTATTCATTCCAATGCCATTATCGATAATTTTTATATTTATAAAATTTTCTTTTTCATTTTCTTCAATAATAATTTGAATAAATGTAGCTTTAGCTGTAATACTATTTTGTACAATATCTAATATATGAAGAGATAATTCTTTCACCCCTAAAAACCCTCCATCTTTATATCATTTTAATGCTTCAAAAATACTATCTATATTTTTCGTTGCTACTTCAATATAACTTTCTCGTTCTAGTATATCCCATAAATAATGTGCATCTGAACTTTGAATAATTTGATATTTATTAAGATTCTTATGCTTTTCTAAGAATTTATTAATATTGCAATTCTTAGAAACTTCTAGAGTCCTTATCTGTAACTCATTAGGAATAAACCCTAAATTCCCTATCAAACTATATGAACTTCTATCAATATGGGCTGGTATAACAATTCCATTTAATTTATTAATTTCATAAAAAACTTCATTTAAAGTAATATTAACAGAAGCTATTAGCATTTTATTGTTTTCGCTTATTATTCTATCTTGTGCATCAAACAATAGTTGTCTTCCAAAAATTTCAGGTATATTCTCTTTATTTGGTAATTTATTATATACTAATTTTTGAAAAATGATTGCAGATTCTATATCTTTAAATAAACAAATAAGATGTACTTCTTCTTTAGTTTGGAGCTCTATACCAGGTATAATAATAATATCTTTATTTTGTGCTACCTGCATACAAGCCTTGCAATTTTCTACACTATTGTGATCTGTTATAGCTATGGCATCTAATCCCTTTAAGACACTCATATTGACAATATTATTAGGCGTCATATCTTCATCGGCACAAGGCGATAGAGCTGTGTGAATATGAAAGTCTATAGCAATTTTCATACTATTATAACCCTAAATCATGAAGTATGCAGAATATTCCATAACTATTTAAATCTGTACTTATAATCGGAATATTTTCTTCATTAGCCTTATTGATTGTATCCATATCTACATCTATTGACTCAGGAATAATTATACAGCTAATCTCAAGTAAACTAGCCACTGCTACAATATTCATATGAGTCTGAACTGTAATCCAAGCATCTCCAGCTTTTGCATTTGCCATAACCCAACTTAATAAATCACAACAATACACCCCTTTAATTTCTTTAGAGATCGTTTGATTATCTGTCAATAATTTAAAATTCTCTTTTTTAATTAAATCATTTACCTTCATCGTTTTCCCTCCTAATTGATATATATCTTCATTTTAAGTATTGTTGACTCTCCTTCTTTTGATTGTATATAAAATTCGTCACTATATCGTTTCATATTTGGAAGTCCCATACCTGCTCCAAATCCTAACTCTCTTACCCTATTAGAAGCTGTGGAATATCCTTCTTCCATAGCACGATCAATATTTTTAATACCTGGTCCTTTGTCCTTAGCAATAATTTGAATACTATCAGGACTAATAAAAACAGTGATTTTTCCACCTGCAGAATGTATAACTATATTCATCTCTGCTTCATACGTAACAATTGCTGCCTTTTTTATTATTTTTGAATCTATGCCTAATTGCCTAAGAACTTTTTTAATATTGCTTGATGCCTCCCCTGCTCTAGAAAAATCATCTTTTATAACCTCATATTCTAATTTAATACTATTTTTTATTTGTTCATTCTCCATAAAGTTTACTCTCCTCCTCTGATAGGAATACCTTTAAGACCATTGTTATACAATATTCCACAAGCAGTATATAAAATATGATTTGTACTAAGTAATATAATATTATTTTTTTTAGCAAGTTCAATAACTTCCTTATCAGGTTTTTTCCCTCGAACAAAAACAATCACATTAATATCTACCATCTCTGCAGTTCTAATCACTTGTGGATTTATAAGTCCTGTGAGTAATAATGTCTTTCCATTTATAAAAGCCAATACATCACTCATTAAGTCACAACCAAAAGCAGCTTCTACTTTTATATCATCTAACAAATGCTCTCCTGTTAAACATTCAGCCTCTAAAATACTCATTATTTCATTAATTTTCATTAAAATCCCCCTCAATATTCATTCTTAGCAGCAAAATTTGAATATTGGAACAATTCATTCATGAGTGCATTCTGTATTGCTACAATTGGCTTTTCATCATCTTTTAAAACACCTTCTAACATTTGTTCAAAGTTTTCTACTATTTCAATAAATTCATTATGGATTTGCTGCATATGCTTAGATGGGACCTTTACCTTCATTTTAGCTTTTATATCTTTTAAATTGTCTATGTTTTTAAGTACTAAGATGTTACGTTGATCTATATCTAAGGAATTTTCCTCTGAACTTTTTATGATTTCAGATACATCCTTAAATATTTTAATTAACCTTGCATTTTGATCTCCTAGCAACATTGTATATTGAGAATCTTCTTTTCCATATTTTATTGCTCTAGTAGGAATATTTATTTTTACAACAAAAGCTTCATTATATTCCTTTTTAATCCTTGGTAAAAGCATATCTATGCTTTCCCTATCTAACATTGAAATTGTTAATACTTTATATCCATCATTATACCAAAGATAAGATCCCATTTTTTTTGTATTTAATTCATCAATCAAGATTTGTGCATTCTCCTTAGTAGTAAAGCTTCCTACTTGAATACTAAATATATCCATACCTTTCAATTCAAATGTATTTGCATAAGCTTCTTGTAATACTTGATTATTAAAATCTTTATTTCCTGAATTTGATACTTTTGGATTGGATGTATACTCTTTAGTTATTATTTTATTTTGAAAAAGATTTGGCAAAATTACATATTTTGTACCTAAATACCCTAGCATAATAGAAATGCCTGGCAATAATAATACAAATATAATAATAAAGCTAAACTTCTTTCCCTTACTTTCTTTCCTAGTTTTTACCCTAGATTGTCTCACTCTAACCCCCCCTAAAATATTTCTTTCATTTGTATTAGTTAATACGGATATAAAATAATCCTATAAAAGGTATTTCTTTATCATATTAATTTTATTATATTTTCTACAGCCCTATCATCTTTTCCTTTTACATAGCAAAATAATTCCAAACCTTTTTTAAAACTTCTCAATAAAAATATTTTATCGTATTCAGAATATTACACATCTAAAATTATTATATTTTAATTATAAACTAATTCATCTAATAATCCGATATAAATTGTTTAACATTTATATTTAAAAGAGTTGTTTAAATAAATAATAATCCCATACATAAAAAACCCTACTATGAATAAGTAGGGTTTTATAAAACTCTTCTAGCTGTAACATATGTTCTTTTATAATATCCTTCTGTTAAATCTGATATAACAACTTTTTTTGCTTTTTTGCCAGAGGAAGCATGAATAAATTGTCCATTTCCTATATATATTCCTACGTGGCTTATTTTTCCATTATTAACTCCATTTGTATCAAAAAATACTAAATCCCCTGCCCTTAAATCACTTTTTGAAACTTTTTTTCCTATCCTTACCTGATTACTTGATGTTCTTGGAATCTTTATACCTATATTATGATATACATACGATGTAAAGCCTGAACAATCAAAACGATTCGGCCCACTAGCACCATATACATACTTTTTTCCTAATAAATTTTTTGCAATAGTAACCACTTTAATCCCTAAAGAAGACCTATTCATAGACCTTGATATAGGTTTATTATTCAATAAAATCTTAACATAATCTTTATATATCCAACCAGTTTTATTATTTTGTGTAATTACATTGTACCACCCATTTTTATAGTTTTTCACCTTTACATACGTATCTAATGGTAAAGTTGTTATAATTCCTCCATTATCAGATGGACTTCTTCTTAAATTTACGTTACTAGCAGTTATTTTCGCTTTCTTGTAATTTGGCTTTATCGTTATATAGTCTGAATATACCCAACCCTTGCTTCCATCATCAAATATTATATGATACCAATTAGCATTTTTTTCAAAAACTGTTACCTCAAATTTAACGGGTAGCTTCTTTATGATATCCGAATTTATACAGGGCTGTTCTCTAACATTTAAACAATCTACATTTACAATGCCTTTTTTTATTAATTCTTTTTCATTGTCTATAATAGCAATTAATTGATTATGTACCCATCCAATTTCTTTATTATTTAACGCAACTGCATACCACTCTCCATTATTATTTACAATATGAACGTAATCTCCAAGTTTTAAAGTATTTAAAACCATAGATTCTATTTTAGGTTCTTTTCTAACATTCACATCATTAGCAATAACTACTCCTTTTACAGCATCTTCTCCATAGGCAAAAGTAAATATTCCTAACACACATACACAAAAAATCACTATAGTAAAAGTTCGCTTGAAAAATTTTATCATTATATAGCCCCCTGTTTATTACTATTCATCACACGATTGTATTTAATTATTTTGTCCCGTATATATCATATTATACTTTAAATAACGTTCTACAAAAAAAATAAAAATCCTTCTTCTTTTATAAAATTCAATAAAACAAAAAACTACTCACACTGAGTAGTTAATCATTGATTTTGGTGCGGATGGCGGGATTTGAACCCGCACGAGCGGTGCTCACTACCCCCTCAAGATAGCGTGTCTGCCTGTTCCACCACATCCGCATTATTATATTTTATTTTTACAAATACACCTTTATAGTATAAATCTATTTTTGTATATTGTCAAGAAATCATTCAATATAATCAGTATTATTTTGGATTATCACCTATATACCACTTTTCTATACTGTTAAATATATTAAAAGGTACTGGCATAATATCCCCTTTTACATGCTTTTTTACTATTATTGAACGATTTTTAAAATATAAACCAAAATACGGTAAGTCATTAACAAATAAATTTTGTATCTGTTTATATTTTTCTTTTTTTACAGATATATTTTTTGTTACTAATACTTCATCTAACAATTTATCCATATTAGGATTTTTATAACCTATAAAATTTGTATTCCCTATATATTCTGAATGGAGAGCAAACCTTAAATTAAAAGCATTTGATAATTTCCATCCCCCAAGAACAAGATCAAATTTATTTGCCAATATTTTCTTTTTGTATTCTTCCCAGTCTACTTTATTAATAACCACATCTATTCCAATTTCACTAAGTTGTGATGCTATAAATTTTGCAGTCTTTACTCTTTGAGGGTTATCATTATTTACAAGTAGCCTTAATCTTAATTCCTTTCCACTTTCATTCTCTAGCCATTTATCATTATCCCTATTTTCCCAACTAGATTCTGCTAATAATTTTTTCGCCAGTAACAAATCTTTTCCATATTTTTTTTCTTCCTCACAATAAAAATATGCTTCTGGATAAATCGGAACATCTACTATAGTAGCATGTCCTAAATATACTTCGTCTACAATTTTATGCCTATCTATACTATATGCTAATGCTTTTCTTATATTTTCATCATTAAGTATATCTTTGTTAAAATTAAAAGCTAAAAACTCGAAATACTGTGTTACATATTCATAAATTTTTAATGACTTATCCTCACTATATTTTTCCCAATCAAAATTTGTTGCTTCTGCTATATCAACTTCATTTGCTTCAACAGAAGTTAATGCTGCTTCTTTATCTGGAACTCTTTTAGCAAGTATTGATGTAATATATGGCTTATCTCCCCAATAATCATCATTTACAACTAATTTAATAGTTTTAAACTTATCATATAAATCAACCTTATAAGGCCCTGTTCCAATTGGAACAATATTAACAGCATCATATACTGCCTTACTATTTAAAAATTGATGCTTAGGAATAATTGGAAATGTAAACATTTCAACAGAAGAATCTATTGCCTCATCAAATTCAATGCTTATTTTATGAGAATTTATAATTTTGATATTCTTTATATGCTTAACATATACACTAAAAATAGATTTTTTACCCTGGGTATCCATTTTGAGCGTATCTATTGTAAACTTTACATCTTCCGCAGAAAATAACTTTCCATCATGCCATCTTACATCATCTCTTAATTGAAATGTCCATTCTTTTCCATTTTCTGACACGTTCCATTTTTTAGCTAAGGCTGGCTGAGGAAATAATTTCTCATCCAACCTTATTAGTCCATCATAAATAAGCTTATTTAAATAATAAACACTTTTATTATCATTAATAATCGGATTTAACATATCAAGCTGTGTTACTGGAATTCTTAATTCCCCGCCAACTATAGGCTCCCCCATCTGTAAAGATTTATTTACATTTGGTTTTGTATCTACATTTCTAGATATGCATCCTGATAACATAGAAAACACAAACAAAAAACATACATAGTAAAAAATCTTTTTTTCCCTTTTCACACAAATACCTCCAAGAAACCCCTTAAAGAATTCGTTTCAATTTCTTATTTTCCACAAGCCCAGGAATTCTTCCTCTTTTTGCAACGGGTTTTCCATTTACTTCTTTTATATCCATAGTCATATCAATAGCAGGAGCTCCTGAAATATAACTGCCTACTCCAAAAGAATCAGCACCAGCTTCAGATAATAGGCTAATCTTCTCTGGAGTAAGTCCTCCTGATACAAATATTTTTTTACATGATTATATCCATGAATATCTAGCTTACTTCTTAACTCTCTAACAAGATGTGGTGTAACTCCACCTCTCTCGCTTGGTGTATCTAATCGAATACCATACAGCTTTTCTCCTAGTTCCTTAGCAATTCTTAAACTTTCCTCAACCTCATCTTTAAAAGTA includes:
- a CDS encoding DRTGG domain-containing protein, producing MKVNDLIKKENFKLLTDNQTISKEIKGVYCCDLLSWVMANAKAGDAWITVQTHMNIVAVASLLEISCIIIPESIDVDMDTINKANEENIPIISTDLNSYGIFCILHDLGL
- a CDS encoding ATP-binding protein, producing the protein MKELSLHILDIVQNSITAKATFIQIIIEENEKENFINIKIIDNGIGMNKDLLEKVINPFVTTRKTRKVGLGISLFKAAAERCNGRFYIQSELGKGTEIFASFERDHIDRAPLGNMVDTIITIIMANEKIDYVYKHTFNECEFIFDTREIRKVLGGMPLNDVAVIDWMKNYIIDGIKELYKNKEIKNQPK
- a CDS encoding PHP domain-containing protein, whose translation is MKIAIDFHIHTALSPCADEDMTPNNIVNMSVLKGLDAIAITDHNSVENCKACMQVAQNKDIIIIPGIELQTKEEVHLICLFKDIESAIIFQKLVYNKLPNKENIPEIFGRQLLFDAQDRIISENNKMLIASVNITLNEVFYEINKLNGIVIPAHIDRSSYSLIGNLGFIPNELQIRTLEVSKNCNINKFLEKHKNLNKYQIIQSSDAHYLWDILERESYIEVATKNIDSIFEALK
- a CDS encoding C40 family peptidase encodes the protein MIKFFKRTFTIVIFCVCVLGIFTFAYGEDAVKGVVIANDVNVRKEPKIESMVLNTLKLGDYVHIVNNNGEWYAVALNNKEIGWVHNQLIAIIDNEKELIKKGIVNVDCLNVREQPCINSDIIKKLPVKFEVTVFEKNANWYHIIFDDGSKGWVYSDYITIKPNYKKAKITASNVNLRRSPSDNGGIITTLPLDTYVKVKNYKNGWYNVITQNNKTGWIYKDYVKILLNNKPISRSMNRSSLGIKVVTIAKNLLGKKYVYGASGPNRFDCSGFTSYVYHNIGIKIPRTSSNQVRIGKKVSKSDLRAGDLVFFDTNGVNNGKISHVGIYIGNGQFIHASSGKKAKKVVISDLTEGYYKRTYVTARRVL
- a CDS encoding peptide ABC transporter substrate-binding protein, which codes for MKREKKIFYYVCFLFVFSMLSGCISRNVDTKPNVNKSLQMGEPIVGGELRIPVTQLDMLNPIINDNKSVYYLNKLIYDGLIRLDEKLFPQPALAKKWNVSENGKEWTFQLRDDVRWHDGKLFSAEDVKFTIDTLKMDTQGKKSIFSVYVKHIKNIKIINSHKISIEFDEAIDSSVEMFTFPIIPKHQFLNSKAVYDAVNIVPIGTGPYKVDLYDKFKTIKLVVNDDYWGDKPYITSILAKRVPDKEAALTSVEANEVDIAEATNFDWEKYSEDKSLKIYEYVTQYFEFLAFNFNKDILNDENIRKALAYSIDRHKIVDEVYLGHATIVDVPIYPEAYFYCEEEKKYGKDLLLAKKLLAESSWENRDNDKWLENESGKELRLRLLVNNDNPQRVKTAKFIASQLSEIGIDVVINKVDWEEYKKKILANKFDLVLGGWKLSNAFNLRFALHSEYIGNTNFIGYKNPNMDKLLDEVLVTKNISVKKEKYKQIQNLFVNDLPYFGLYFKNRSIIVKKHVKGDIMPVPFNIFNSIEKWYIGDNPK
- a CDS encoding SPOR domain-containing protein is translated as MRQSRVKTRKESKGKKFSFIIIFVLLLPGISIMLGYLGTKYVILPNLFQNKIITKEYTSNPKVSNSGNKDFNNQVLQEAYANTFELKGMDIFSIQVGSFTTKENAQILIDELNTKKMGSYLWYNDGYKVLTISMLDRESIDMLLPRIKKEYNEAFVVKINIPTRAIKYGKEDSQYTMLLGDQNARLIKIFKDVSEIIKSSEENSLDIDQRNILVLKNIDNLKDIKAKMKVKVPSKHMQQIHNEFIEIVENFEQMLEGVLKDDEKPIVAIQNALMNELFQYSNFAAKNEY
- a CDS encoding DRTGG domain-containing protein; amino-acid sequence: MKINEIMSILEAECLTGEHLLDDIKVEAAFGCDLMSDVLAFINGKTLLLTGLINPQVIRTAEMVDINVIVFVRGKKPDKEVIELAKKNNIILLSTNHILYTACGILYNNGLKGIPIRGGE
- a CDS encoding ATP-binding protein, encoding MENEQIKNSIKLEYEVIKDDFSRAGEASSNIKKVLRQLGIDSKIIKKAAIVTYEAEMNIVIHSAGGKITVFISPDSIQIIAKDKGPGIKNIDRAMEEGYSTASNRVRELGFGAGMGLPNMKRYSDEFYIQSKEGESTILKMKIYIN